The following are from one region of the Synechococcus sp. CBW1108 genome:
- a CDS encoding bile acid:sodium symporter family protein, which translates to MLPTPFQLTSATLFAIMFSLGVGLPLEGFSCWQQNRGLILRALVGTCVLVPLTALLLMWSPTLALPQPARFAIALMAVCPSAPLLMRKAAKQGGDRSLAALLQVAAALLAIVSIPLLGLLFTRLFGVAGWAIQPRHVAGQVALAQLLPLVLGLLLRRFAPRLAKRIELPLDRIANVLLLTLVLLLLVKAGPLLMTYVGANAVALPVMAAMVLFSLALGYGLADPDPRQRVTLALVTSMRNPGLALLLASTHAPGVPAVKLGILVYLVITIILSIPFLRWQASLRC; encoded by the coding sequence ATGCTGCCAACCCCTTTCCAGCTGACTTCTGCAACCCTGTTCGCCATCATGTTTTCCCTTGGGGTGGGCCTGCCACTTGAGGGTTTCAGCTGCTGGCAGCAGAACCGGGGCCTGATCCTGCGTGCCCTTGTGGGTACCTGTGTGCTCGTGCCCCTGACGGCCCTGCTGCTGATGTGGTCGCCCACCCTGGCCCTGCCCCAGCCGGCCCGCTTTGCCATTGCCCTGATGGCTGTCTGCCCCAGTGCGCCGTTGTTGATGCGCAAGGCCGCCAAGCAGGGAGGAGATCGCTCGTTGGCGGCCCTGCTTCAGGTGGCCGCTGCCCTGCTGGCCATCGTCTCGATTCCCCTGTTGGGGCTCCTGTTCACCCGTCTGTTCGGTGTTGCTGGCTGGGCCATCCAGCCCCGTCATGTGGCCGGTCAGGTTGCCCTTGCCCAGTTGCTGCCGCTGGTGCTCGGCCTGTTGCTGCGTCGCTTTGCACCCCGCCTGGCAAAGCGGATTGAGCTGCCCCTCGATCGCATCGCCAATGTCCTGCTGCTGACCCTGGTGTTGCTGTTGCTGGTCAAGGCAGGCCCCTTGCTGATGACCTATGTGGGCGCCAACGCCGTTGCCCTGCCGGTGATGGCCGCCATGGTGCTGTTCAGCCTGGCGCTGGGTTACGGCTTGGCGGATCCCGATCCCCGCCAACGGGTGACCCTCGCCCTGGTCACCTCGATGCGCAATCCCGGCCTGGCCCTGTTGCTGGCTTCTACCCATGCCCCCGGGGTGCCGGCCGTGAAGCTGGGAATTTTGGTTTACCTGGTCATAACAATTATTTTATCCATTCCTTTCCTGCGCTGGCAGGCCAGCTTGCGGTGCTGA
- a CDS encoding YidH family protein: MNLTNELAKQRNRDAAERTLMAWIRTCLSLISFGFGLDKIIAAIDRALTGGELQAQRGVQLVAAAFVVTGVLAMAGATVQYRRELRRLQHDDYVYRDKPQLAAATAVLITLIGVTALALVAFGG; the protein is encoded by the coding sequence ATGAATCTCACCAACGAACTGGCCAAGCAACGCAACCGGGATGCGGCCGAACGCACCCTGATGGCCTGGATCCGCACCTGTCTGTCGTTGATCAGTTTCGGCTTCGGTCTCGACAAGATCATTGCTGCGATCGATCGCGCCCTGACCGGAGGTGAGCTGCAAGCCCAGCGGGGAGTCCAGCTGGTAGCCGCGGCCTTTGTGGTCACGGGAGTGCTGGCGATGGCGGGCGCCACGGTCCAGTACCGCCGCGAATTGCGCCGCCTGCAGCACGACGACTACGTCTACCGCGACAAGCCCCAGCTGGCGGCAGCCACCGCTGTGCTGATCACCCTGATCGGGGTGACGGCGTTGGCGCTGGTCGCATTCGGCGGGTGA
- a CDS encoding DUF1622 domain-containing protein produces MPSSEPGFLLVFDQGLAALAMALRSVLEAFSLATVVLGLLITLRQAWRARRRGPSAFQAVRLTFGSWLAMALEFQLGADIVATSTSPTGAHLVQLGVVAVIRTLLNVFLARDLEAEASHRSLSPQGRP; encoded by the coding sequence ATGCCTAGCTCCGAGCCCGGCTTTTTGCTTGTTTTTGATCAGGGCCTGGCGGCCCTGGCCATGGCCCTGCGCAGCGTGCTTGAGGCCTTCTCGCTCGCCACGGTGGTGCTTGGTTTGTTGATCACCCTGCGCCAGGCCTGGCGTGCCCGGCGGCGTGGCCCCAGTGCTTTTCAGGCGGTGAGGCTCACCTTTGGCAGCTGGTTGGCGATGGCTCTGGAGTTTCAGCTAGGGGCCGACATCGTCGCCACCTCCACTTCCCCCACCGGAGCCCATTTGGTGCAATTGGGCGTGGTGGCCGTGATCCGCACCTTGCTCAATGTGTTCTTGGCCCGTGATTTGGAGGCCGAAGCATCCCATCGATCCCTCAGCCCGCAGGGGCGCCCATGA
- a CDS encoding Fur family transcriptional regulator yields the protein MTARLSPGAQLPPPTLPASGDGLRTSLHDRGQRLTPQRQRVLALFERIGEGSHLGAEEVHQRLLRSEERVSLATVYRTLRLLSSMGLLQELELPEGGRRFELASDAHRDHHHLVCVRCGRTEEFETPAVLQAGEQAAGHHGFRLLECVLNVRALCPSCAAAA from the coding sequence TTGACTGCCCGACTCAGCCCTGGAGCCCAGCTTCCCCCCCCAACCCTTCCCGCTAGTGGGGATGGCCTGCGCACCAGCCTGCACGATCGCGGTCAGCGGCTAACGCCCCAGCGGCAGCGGGTGTTGGCCCTGTTTGAGCGCATTGGTGAAGGTAGCCACCTGGGTGCTGAAGAGGTGCACCAGCGCCTGCTGCGTAGCGAGGAGCGGGTGTCGCTCGCCACCGTGTATCGCACCCTGCGGTTGCTGAGCTCCATGGGGCTGCTGCAGGAGCTGGAGCTGCCCGAGGGTGGGCGCCGCTTTGAGCTGGCCAGTGACGCCCACCGCGACCATCACCATCTGGTGTGTGTCCGCTGCGGCCGCACTGAGGAATTCGAGACCCCGGCGGTGCTTCAGGCCGGGGAGCAGGCTGCGGGGCATCACGGTTTCCGCTTGTTGGAATGTGTGCTTAATGTGCGGGCCCTCTGTCCCAGCTGTGCGGCGGCGGCGTAG
- a CDS encoding NAD(P)-dependent oxidoreductase, producing MSKPRAVFLDALSLGPVDLAPLERHVELVCWPSTQPELRLERLQGAAIAITNKIRLDGELLRQLPQLRLICAASTGTDQIDGQACSELGIAVRNAGRYSTASVVQVTWALILELVCDLQTRRRQVLQGDWQRSPVFSLVEPEFDELAGRTLTVVGAGTIGRGVAAVAEAFGMEVRLITSRSSAGELEAALRQADVLSLHAPLTPATRGLLNAERLGWLKSSAVLVNLGRGGLIELPVLVEALRRGALAGAALDVLDKEPPGDELDALNEVPNLILTPHIGWASRQARQRLVAALAEALESEIGSWG from the coding sequence ATGAGTAAACCCCGGGCCGTCTTTCTCGATGCCCTCAGCTTGGGCCCGGTAGACCTGGCTCCCCTGGAGCGTCATGTCGAGCTGGTCTGCTGGCCGAGCACCCAGCCGGAGCTACGCCTGGAACGACTGCAGGGAGCCGCGATCGCGATCACCAACAAGATCCGGCTGGATGGGGAGCTGTTGCGGCAACTGCCCCAGCTGCGGCTGATTTGCGCAGCCAGCACCGGCACCGACCAGATCGATGGCCAGGCCTGCAGCGAGCTCGGCATCGCCGTGCGCAATGCAGGTCGCTACAGCACGGCCTCGGTGGTGCAGGTGACCTGGGCGTTGATCCTCGAGCTGGTCTGCGATCTGCAAACCCGGCGGCGCCAGGTGCTGCAGGGCGACTGGCAACGCAGCCCAGTCTTTTCGCTGGTGGAGCCGGAATTCGACGAACTGGCCGGCCGCACGCTCACGGTGGTGGGGGCCGGCACGATCGGCCGGGGCGTGGCCGCCGTTGCGGAGGCCTTTGGGATGGAGGTGCGGCTGATCACCAGCCGCAGCAGCGCCGGCGAACTCGAAGCGGCCCTGCGCCAGGCAGATGTGCTGAGCCTCCATGCCCCCCTCACACCGGCGACCCGGGGCCTGCTCAACGCCGAGCGGCTGGGCTGGTTGAAGTCCTCGGCGGTGCTGGTGAATCTGGGCCGGGGCGGCCTGATCGAGCTGCCAGTCCTGGTGGAGGCCCTAAGGAGAGGGGCATTGGCCGGAGCTGCCCTCGACGTGCTCGACAAGGAGCCCCCAGGCGACGAGTTGGATGCACTTAACGAGGTGCCAAATCTGATCCTGACCCCCCACATCGGCTGGGCTTCCCGCCAGGCCCGCCAGCGGTTGGTGGCCGCCCTGGCCGAGGCGCTGGAGAGCGAAATCGGGAGCTGGGGATGA
- a CDS encoding PliI family lysozyme inhibitor of I-type lysozyme — MTGRSRAPTLQGVHAPAMTHSYPRLLGCVIAAAVASGGVFTALAAPANPTRASLQGVTFTVSSQGEGSVRQLTIATSGTPRAIAPIRQEILGSVSGVEVADLDANGLPEVYVFITSAGSGSYGSVEAWALNKGRRSLSTIHLPELTGKAAEGYQGHDEFAVVELSLARRFPIYRPGDSNAKPTGGTRQISYKLVPGEASWQLKPVRVDTY; from the coding sequence ATGACAGGCCGCAGCAGGGCACCAACACTGCAGGGAGTTCACGCCCCTGCCATGACCCACTCCTATCCGCGCCTGCTCGGTTGCGTCATTGCCGCGGCCGTGGCCAGCGGTGGAGTATTCACCGCCCTGGCAGCACCCGCCAACCCCACTCGGGCCTCCCTACAGGGCGTCACCTTCACGGTGAGCAGCCAGGGGGAGGGCTCGGTGCGGCAGCTCACCATCGCCACCAGCGGTACCCCCCGGGCGATTGCCCCGATTCGGCAGGAAATTCTCGGCAGCGTCAGCGGCGTGGAGGTGGCCGACCTCGATGCCAACGGACTGCCCGAGGTGTACGTGTTCATTACCAGTGCCGGCAGCGGCAGCTACGGCTCGGTAGAGGCTTGGGCCCTGAACAAGGGGCGCCGCTCACTCTCCACGATTCACCTACCGGAGCTCACTGGCAAGGCGGCCGAGGGCTACCAGGGCCACGATGAATTCGCAGTGGTGGAGCTCAGCCTGGCCCGCCGATTCCCGATCTACCGCCCTGGCGATAGCAATGCCAAGCCCACTGGGGGCACCCGCCAGATCAGCTACAAGCTGGTACCGGGGGAGGCGAGCTGGCAGCTCAAGCCGGTGCGGGTCGACACCTATTGA